From Rhododendron vialii isolate Sample 1 chromosome 10a, ASM3025357v1, the proteins below share one genomic window:
- the LOC131302904 gene encoding uncharacterized protein LOC131302904, which translates to MDKSWMYQSRLTSEYLNGVKRFLNFAFQNASIDGKIVCPCVKCGNGRWVTRSKVVDHLVCDGFIKGYTKWIAHGEAMSSTTTASIPTNSGNALGTNNSMREMLYDTFGISNRDIGMDDVPNNVELLNADAKKFYKLVSDAQKPLYPGCKEFSKLSLLVELFHNKCLGKWTNDSFTKLLRTFNRVIPEGEKLPNSYYEAKKVLGELGLSYKKIHACPNDCMLYWKECIDDTECHWHDEGRTKDVCMRHPADSPAWQTFDFQHKEYATDSRNVRLGLASDGFNPFGMMSDVHSTWPVILMPYNLQPWMCMKQPYFIMSLLIPGRSALGNSIDVYLQPLIEELKELWGVGVDTFDASTNQNFKMHAALMWTINDFHAYANLSG; encoded by the exons ATGGATAAGAGTTGGATGTATCAATCTCGGTTGACCAGTGAGTATTTGAACGGAGTAAAGCGATTCTTGAATTTCGCATTCCAAAACGCAAGTATCGATGGGAAAATTGTTTGTCCATGTGTGAAGTGTGGAAATGGCAGATGGGTGACGCGATCTAAGGTAGTAGACCATCTAGTATGTGACGGTTTTATCAAGGGTTACACAAAATGGATAGCTCATGGAGAAGCTATGTCATCTACTACAACTGCTTCGATTCCCACTAATTCTGGTAATGCTTTGGGCACAAATAATAGCATGCGTGAGATGCTGTATGATACATTCGGGATCTCAAATAGAGATATTGGTATGGATGACGTGCCAAATAATGTAGAGTTGTTGAATGCAGATGCTAAAAAATTTTATAAGTTGGTAAGTGATGCCCAAAAACCTTTGTACCCTGGGTGTAAAGAGTTTTCAAAGCTTTCATTGCTCGTTGAACTATTTCACAATAAGTGCCTTGGAAAATGGACTAACGACTCATTTACCAAGCTACTTCGAACGTTCAACAGGGTAATTCCAGAGGGTGAGAAATTGCCCAACTCATACTATGAAGCGAAAAAAGTGTTGGGGGAATTGGGTCTCTCGTACAAAAAGATTCATGCTTGCCCTAATGACTGCATGTTGTATTGGAAAGAATGTATTGATGATACAGAATGTCAT TGGCATGATGAGGGTCGCACCAAAGATGTTTGCATGCGTCATCCTGCCGATTCCCCTGCTTGGCAGACTTTTGACTTCCAACATAAGGAATATGCTACAGATTCACGTAATGTTAGACTTGGATTAGCGTCAGATGGATTTAATCCTTTTGGGATGATGAGTGATGTGCATAGTACATGGCCTGTCATCTTGATGCCATACAACCTGCAACCTTGGATGTGTATGAAACAACCGTACTTCATAATGTCGTTGCTTATACCCGGTCGTTCAGCACTTGGAAATAGCATTGATGTTTATTTGCAACCATTGATAGAGGAGCTGAAAGAGTTATGGGGGGTCGGAGTAGATACATTTGATGCttcaaccaatcaaaattttaagATGCATGCTGCCTTAATGTGGACTATCAATGATTTTCATGCATATGCAAATTTGTCTGGGTGA
- the LOC131304257 gene encoding uncharacterized protein LOC131304257 isoform X1, whose product MAPTTRNTGQVHVQPNSSQPHQAAMDDTAIVQPLNEPEIGIEEIAGSRKKCNRIRGPTFMCKVWGQQEDERVKVSFNDKGQPISNNSILSHFLGTIARNGKYAPLHYKSWPKMPRVYKDDMLALVLVSLIIIASFIWKHMARDVFVCEMPSPTL is encoded by the exons ATGGCCCCAACAACTCGTAATACTGGACAAGTCCATGTACAGCCTAATTCCTCTCAGCCACACCAAGCAGCTATGGATGACACTGCCATTGTTCAGCCCCTTAACGAACCAG AAATTGGAATTGAAGAAATTGCAGGTAGTAGGAAAAAATGCAATAGAATTCGAGGTCCCACTTTTATGTGTAAAGTTTGGGGCCAACAAGAAGATGAGCGTGTGAAAGTTTCATTCAATGACAAAGGACAACCAATTTCCAATAATAGCATCTTGAGCCACTTCTTAGGAACTATAGCAAGAAATGGGAAATATGCGCCTCTCCACTACAAGAGTTGGCCCAAGATGCCTCGAGTTTATAAGGACGATATGCTTGCATTGGTATTGGTAAGTTTGATAATTATAGCGTCATTTATTTGGAAGCATATGGCGAGAGATGTCTTTGTATGTGAAATGCCATCACCAACGTTATGA
- the LOC131304257 gene encoding uncharacterized protein LOC131304257 isoform X2 encodes MAPTTRNTGQVHVQPNSSQPHQAAMDDTAIVQPLNEPGSRKKCNRIRGPTFMCKVWGQQEDERVKVSFNDKGQPISNNSILSHFLGTIARNGKYAPLHYKSWPKMPRVYKDDMLALVLVSLIIIASFIWKHMARDVFVCEMPSPTL; translated from the exons ATGGCCCCAACAACTCGTAATACTGGACAAGTCCATGTACAGCCTAATTCCTCTCAGCCACACCAAGCAGCTATGGATGACACTGCCATTGTTCAGCCCCTTAACGAACCAG GTAGTAGGAAAAAATGCAATAGAATTCGAGGTCCCACTTTTATGTGTAAAGTTTGGGGCCAACAAGAAGATGAGCGTGTGAAAGTTTCATTCAATGACAAAGGACAACCAATTTCCAATAATAGCATCTTGAGCCACTTCTTAGGAACTATAGCAAGAAATGGGAAATATGCGCCTCTCCACTACAAGAGTTGGCCCAAGATGCCTCGAGTTTATAAGGACGATATGCTTGCATTGGTATTGGTAAGTTTGATAATTATAGCGTCATTTATTTGGAAGCATATGGCGAGAGATGTCTTTGTATGTGAAATGCCATCACCAACGTTATGA